In the genome of Myxocyprinus asiaticus isolate MX2 ecotype Aquarium Trade chromosome 45, UBuf_Myxa_2, whole genome shotgun sequence, the window taaggcgttggagtgatggctgctggaaatgggacctgtctagattggatcaaaaatgacttttttcaagtagtgatggtgctggttttttttttacatcagtaatgtccagactatattttgtgatcagttgaatgcccctTTGgtgaatctgtacattattccaaacttttggccatcagaatgtgtgtgtgtgtgtgtgtgtatatatatatatatatatatatatatatatatatatatatatataaaatcataaatCATGTATTATTTTCTGTGTATGCTTCAGGTCTTATTGATGACAATGAGAGTGCTGAAACAGCTGCTTTGAGAGAACTAAAGGAGGAAACTGGTTACAAAGGAGAAGTAGTGGGCAACACCCCAGGTACAACTGCAGCAGTAATGTGTGTATAGTCACCAACAATAATTCAACCTCATATATTTTAATATCAAATATTTCCCTCTTCTTTTATCTTTTCTGTCTCTTAGTCACATGTTTAGACCCAGGCCTATCAAACTGCACCACACAGATTGTAATGGTACATATAAATGGAGATGACATTGAAAATATAAACCCCACTCAGCAGCTGGGTGAGTGTAATGATGCTGTCTTGCATCTGAAAGCGTTTTTAATGTTATTTCATCACAGGAACACTCAAAagttaatataatacattttaaatgttcaaatgttttaaatgttgcacaaactgtgatttttttcttttttcttttgtctcCATCCTTTTGTCTTCTTCATTGTGGCATGTCTAGGTGATGGAGGTAGGTATTCACTtctaaaaacaaatatatgtatatatagcctaAAATTCACCATTATTTGACTTAGCattttttcttgttgttgtttaTCTAAGAATTTGTAGAGGTGATTCTTCTACCTCTGGATGAATTTCAGCAAAAAATTGACGGTGAGGGCCCTTCTctgacatgaaaataattcatAAACCTTTAATTTACATTCATTTAGTATAGTTTTTATTCAGGGTGTTGGGTGTTGCTTTGATTAACTAAACATTCATTGTAACTCTTCTTGTTTTTTAAAGAGCTGGTGCAGAAGGAGAAAATAGTGGTGGACTCCAAGGTGTATATTTATGCAATGGGGATGTCCCAGGCCTTCTTTAAACCTAGAGAGTTGCCTGTGCTGAAACAGTGAAAATTTAAGTGCATAAACTTCTCCACTGGATAAAACTGTACACAGCTGACAGTGAAACTTGTTTACTGTTACACACTATTGTGAGCACATGGGAGTGACAAAATCAGATGATACTTGACAAAGGCCTTAGAGTTTTACCAAGGTTGCCTAAACATTCCTAACAAACTAACAATACTTAATTAACAGTTATTTACTTAAGCTTGCACAAGACCAACTGGAATGATTTGCATTGCTATCTGTGACATTTTGGGATATGTACTGTACTGTCTCATGTTATTCCTCCACGACCAGTAATAACAAATATATCTAAATAAATTCTTATTATGGTAAAATGGTACAAATGTACTCTAGCTGTGTATTCATAAAAGGTCAGTAGCAGATTCATCATTACATGTAAGAATTACCAAGTTATTATAGATTCATTTGGGATTATACATTCAGTGCTGTCTGAATAATATTTCAGTAATAGTGTGTTGCTGAATAACTGtattaattttttatcaaataaattggaaatttggggttttgcatttgtgtgtggtGTTATTTATTGCTATCATTTGTTATCTGGCCCTAGTGTGCTATAAGCCAGAGTGGTGTGTGTTTTAAAAAACTTATAGCTTGTAGTAGGGACCGAGCTGGTTAAGATTTTGAACATTTACTATAGTATTTCAATAGTATTTCTTTAAAGTACCTTGTACAAaataccatagttttactatctGATTCTGAGCCGTtcatatgaaaaaataatttgaatgacATGGCAAATGTACACAATATCGCGTGACCGCAACAAATcgatatattattttctttagtaTTTTATGTTATTCAAatgcattaaatattacttttaattaagttttgtttaatttaatttcatgtttttcttttcattcgCATTACGGGCAGGCAAAGACTTCTCCCGGAAATGTGACGTAGTTCCGGGGTCCTGAATATTAATCATTTTTCGCGCCAACATTGAAACAACAGCTTCAGCGTCCGAGACACTTCTGCcctttttatttaaaactagGAAAAAGGATCGAAATCAAAATGACAGGTAATC includes:
- the nudt5 gene encoding ADP-sugar pyrophosphatase; translation: MSSPKKATTEPHVVKEELIASGKWVKLEKTTYVDPSGSTRIWETAKRTTRVANTEADGVGIIALLKRTLHKDCVVMVKQFRPPLGCNTLEFPAGLIDDNESAETAALRELKEETGYKGEVVGNTPVTCLDPGLSNCTTQIVMVHINGDDIENINPTQQLGECNDAVLHLKAFLMLFHHRNTQKLI